TTATGAGCCGTTTTCCGTATATTCGGCCTGGTCTATTGCTGCAAATAATGCGCGAGCTTTATTTTTCGTTTCATCATACTCTTTCAAGGGGTCAGAATCGGCGACAATACCGGCTCCCGCTTGAATATACGCCCGCTCATCTTTAATGACAATAGTGCGAATAGTGATACCGCAATCCAGGTTTCCATTAAACCCGATATAGCCATATACGCCGGCGTAGGGGCCCCGAGCGGTGGGTTCAAGCCCGTCGATGATTTGCATAGCTCGTATTTTGGGGGCGCCGGAAACAGTTCCTGCCGGAAACGCTGCGCGCAACGCGTCAAAAGCGCTCTTGCCGGGTAACAGTGTGCCGCTCACGGTCGAGACGATATGCATAACGTGCGAATAGCGCTCAACATACATCAAATCGCCAACGCTTACGGTGCCCGGGGTACATACCCTGCCAAGATCGTTTCGCCCCAAATCAACAAGCATTACGTGTTCGGCGCGTTCCTTTTCATCGGCCAGCAGGTTTTGTTCCAACTGTCGCTCTTCCTCCTCGCTTCTACCCCTAGGTCTCGTACCCGCGATCGGGCGCGTCGTGACAATACCGTTTTGCACCTGGACAAGCGGTTCCGGTGAAGCGCCGGCAATCGTACAATCTCTAAGTTTCAAATACATCATATACGGGGATGGATTAATAGTCCTGAGCACGCGATACACATCGAACGGTGCAATCGAAAGCGGGGTAGAGAAACGTTGTGACAATACCACCTGGAAAATATCGCCTTCATAGATGTAACGCTTAGCATCCTTGACCATTTCAACGAAGCGCTCTTGCGAGACGTTTGAGGCAAATTTTCTCGTTTTATGACGCGCTAGCTCTACGAGCTGGGTTTGTTCATTCGGGCGACGAAGCCTCGCTATTATATCATCGATCTGTTTAAGCGCACGGCTATACTGATTGTTCAAGTCATCACGGTCAACGCGAACGTTGATAATAACTTTTATCTTATGTTTGATGTGGTCGAAAGCGAGCATGGTATCGGTTAGCAGAAACACCATCTCCGGTATGTCGAGGT
This genomic interval from Candidatus Aquicultor sp. contains the following:
- the trpE gene encoding anthranilate synthase component I, with product MYAPSRSEFKKLAAGHTIVPVFREIIADMDTPVSAFTKLGDELHSFLLESVTGGEQLGRYSFIGINPYLVITARGTSVTIEGEQQAQLENVADPFALVEEHVLAHKPARIDGLPPFSGGAVGYLGYDAIRYFEQIPATADKDLDIPEMVFLLTDTMLAFDHIKHKIKVIINVRVDRDDLNNQYSRALKQIDDIIARLRRPNEQTQLVELARHKTRKFASNVSQERFVEMVKDAKRYIYEGDIFQVVLSQRFSTPLSIAPFDVYRVLRTINPSPYMMYLKLRDCTIAGASPEPLVQVQNGIVTTRPIAGTRPRGRSEEEERQLEQNLLADEKERAEHVMLVDLGRNDLGRVCTPGTVSVGDLMYVERYSHVMHIVSTVSGTLLPGKSAFDALRAAFPAGTVSGAPKIRAMQIIDGLEPTARGPYAGVYGYIGFNGNLDCGITIRTIVIKDERAYIQAGAGIVADSDPLKEYDETKNKARALFAAIDQAEYTENGS